One genomic window of Salvia miltiorrhiza cultivar Shanhuang (shh) chromosome 4, IMPLAD_Smil_shh, whole genome shotgun sequence includes the following:
- the LOC131020471 gene encoding arginine-specific demethylase JMJ22, with amino-acid sequence MLSSKNLWLKSRSKKSKQSRLTHSKRPNSIRKKPKLELKNQATALAPTEDEEYEQTEEGIFSLKNSAQSHSHGVQPLGNLYFSSSSINSRNTGLGNLQILTDELVLEILAFLSGAQLGVLSTVSKSFYVFCNQEPLWRNLVLDTCQNGFLYNGTWKNTFVSAYRCSFMIVSSGVRIRDFYSDYLFQSWLCANLEMKSEWLERDNIVRRRGISVDEFISSFEEPNKPVLLEGCLGKWPAMKKWDREYLVEVCGDTEFSVGPVQMKLEDYFRYSDQVKEERPLYLFDPKFGEKVPQLGMDYEVPEYFSEDLFSVLGSERPDYRWIIIGPAGSGSSFHIDPNSTSAWNAVVRGSKKWVLFPPDVVPPGVHPSPDGAEVACPVSIIEWFMNFYNATKTWAKRPVECICKAGEVIFVPNGWWHLVINLQDSVAITQNFASRRNLLNVLDFLKRPNASTLVSGTRDRVNLHEKFKNAIERALPGTIDELKLKAEEKSKKLSFWESVADSKVGAFKFSF; translated from the exons ATGCTTAGCTCCAAAAATCTATGGCTCAAGTCTAGATCGAAGAAATCGAAACAATCCCGTCTAACCCATTCCAAGAGGCCGAACTCAATCAGAAAGAAACCaaaacttgaattaaaaaatCAAGCAACAGCCTTGGCACCAACAGAAGACGAAGAATACGAGCAAACTGAAGAAGGTATATTCAGCTTGAAAAACTCGGCTCAATCCCACTCACACGGCGTCCAACCATTGGGTAATCTCTACTTCAGCTCCTCGTCCATCAACTCAAGGAACACAGGCCTAGGTAATCTCCAAATCCTCACAGATGAGCTCGTTCTTGAGATTCTTGCATTTCTCAGTGGGGCCCAATTGGGGGTTTTATCAACTGTGAGCAAATCTTTCTATGTTTTCTGCAATCAAGAGCCTCTTTGGAGGAATCTTGTGCTGGATACTTGTCAAAATGGATTCTTGTACAATGGGACTTGGAAAAACACTTTTGTTAGTGCTTATAGATGCTCGTTCATGATTGTCAGCAGTGGGGTTAGAATTAGGGACTTTTATTCTGATTACTTGTTTCAGAGTTGGCTGTGTGCTAATCTTGAGATGAAATCTGAGTGGCTTGAGAGGGATAACATAGTGAGGAGAAGGGGAATTTCTGTTGATGAATTTATATCGAGCTTTGAGGAGCCGAATAAGCCGGTGTTGTTGGAAGGTTGTCTGGGGAAATGGCCTGCAATGAAGAAATGGGATAGAGAGTATCTGGTTGAAGTTTGTGGTGATACTGAGTTCTCGGTTGGGCCGGTGCAGATGAAGCTCGAGGACTACTTTAGGTACTCAGATCAAGTGAAGGAGGAACGGCCATTGTATCTCTTCGACCCTAAGTTTGGTGAGAAAGTTCCTCAGTTGGGGATGGATTATGAGGTTCCTGAGTATTTCAGTGAGGATCTTTTTAGTGTTTTGGGAAGTGAGAGGCCGGACTATAGATGGATTATAATAGGGCCGGCAGGGTCTGGATCGTCTTTCCACATTGATCCTAACTCGACCTCTGCTTGGAACGCAGTGGTAAGAGGTTCCAAGAAGTGGGTGCTGTTTCCTCCTGATGTGGTGCCTCCTGGGGTGCATCCGAGCCCGGATGGTGCAGAGGTTGCTTGCCCTGTTTCCATAATTGAGTGGTTTATGAACTTCTACAATGCTACGAAAACTTGGGCAAAGAGGCCCGTTGAATGCATTTGTAAAGCAGGAGAAGTCATATTTGTGCCAAATGGATGGTGGCATCTGGTTATTAACCTCCAAGATTCTGTGGCCATCACACAAAATTTTGCTAGCAG GAGGAATTTATTGAACGTTTTAGATTTTCTAAAGAGGCCTAATGCAAGCACTCTTGTGTCGGGCACGAGAGATAGAGTTAATTTGCACGAGAAATTCAAGAATGCTATCGAAAGGGCGCTGCCGGGAACCATAGATGAGCTGAAACTGAAAGCAGAGGAGAAGTCGAAGAAACTTTCTTTCTGGGAGTCTGTTGCTGATTCCAAGGTGGGTGCCTTCAAGTTCTCCTTTTAA
- the LOC131020472 gene encoding myosin-binding protein 7 has translation MELDDSLQSMSHVQCCDCGCSCSMTNTASSEACLRSVKRKYDDVKEENKFTVPGLVVPQNARVEVENECMALRETVSSQQQTIQDLIMELEEERNASSSAANEAMSMILRLQREKAEVHMEARQFKRFAEGKMAHDQQEALALEDLLYKREQTIHSLTCEVQAYKHRMMSFGLTESEADGEKVASQNTSMTENLEGQYEFPAYEMYPPLKCNINESQAYPDGDDETADIEKYPFGETPRSRYELKDFEYRLNELEQSPRTIEPDLEYFGTKNMLEKVTVGQSPRRPKHLRKLSTDSSNSQFSMIKEMGQDFATDSPKCGGSFKKTVFSHLDLNPNFRKVDNASEVGDDVNDRVYTIDSIHQGSAVNGVMDHKASVGSLYDDYTKSPRESLEHSDVMDLEMQKLYARLQALEADRESMRQALISVGTDKAQLVLLKEIAENLCKEMAPAKPMPIQKKPATKSLSFISLFKWVVSFVFWRRKARRSRYMFGKSAKNEGLLMLLDRGPRVGQRRVVSTVNLRN, from the exons ATGGAGCTAGATGATTCGCTCCAATCGATGAGCCATGTCCAGTGTTGTGACTGTGGGTGCAGCTGTTCAATGACGAACACGGCCTCATCTGAGGCGTGTCTCCGGTCTGTCAAGCGTAAATATGATGATGTCAAGGAAGAAAACAAATTTACTGTCCCGGGACTTGTTGTACCGCAAAATGCCCGCGTGGAGGTAGAAAATGAATGTATGGCACTGCGTGAAACAGTCAGCAGTCAGCAGCAGACTATCCAGGATCTCATTATGGAATTGGAAGAGGAGAGAAATGCATCTTCTTCTGCTGCAAACGAGGCCATGTCTATGATTCTGAGGCTGCAGAGGGAGAAGGCAGAGGTTCATATGGAGGCAAGGCAGTTTAAGAGGTTTGCGGAGGGGAAAATGGCGCATGATCAGCAAGAGGCATTGGCACTAGAGGATTTGTTGTATAAGAGGGAACAGACCATTCATTCTCTTACCTGTGAGGTTCAGGCCTATAAACACAGGATGATGAGTTTTGGTCTCACGGAGTCCGAAGCCGATGGAGAAAAGGTCGCAAGCCAAAACACAAGCATGACAGAGAATCTTGAAGGACAATATGAGTTTCCTGCATATGAGATGTACCCGCCTCTCAAATGCAATATAAATGAATCCCAGGCATATCCAGATGGGGATGATGAAACTGCCGACATTGAGAAATATCCATTTGGGGAAACCCCACGTTCTCGGTATGAGCTGAAGGATTTCGAGTACAGGCTCAATGAATTGGAGCAAAGTCCTAGAACCATTGAGCCTGATTTGGAATACTTTGGCACGAAAAATATGCTTGAAAAGGTAACTGTTGGTCAATCTCCAAGGCGGCCTAAGCATCTTAGGAAGTTATCTACTGATAGCTCAAATTCACAATTTTCAATGATTAAAGAAATGGGTCAAGATTTTGCCACAGATTCCCCAAAATGTGGTGGCAGTTTCAAGAAGACAGTATTTTCCCATTTGGATTTGAACCCTAATTTCAGGAAAGTGGACAATGCATCTGAAGTTGGAGATGACGTAAATGACAGAGTTTACACAATAGATTCCATTCATCAAGGATCTGCAGTTAATGGTGTCATGGATCATAAGGCTTCTGTTGGCTCCTTATATGATGACTATACAAAAAGTCCTAGGGAGTCACTAGAACATTCTGATGTTATGGACCTAGAGATGCAGAAGCTGTATGCAAGGCTTCAGGCTCTTGAAGCTGATAGAGAATCAATGAGGCAGGCTCTTATATCTGTTGGGACTGATAAAGCACAACTGGTATTGTTGAAAGAGATAGCTGAGAACTTGTGCAAAGAAATGGCACCAGCAAAACCAATGCCTATCCAGAAGAAGCCAGCAACTAAGAGTTTAAGCTTCATTTCCTTATTCAAG TGGGTTGTATCTTTTGTTTTCTGGAGAAGGAAAGCACGCAGAAGCAG GTACATGTTTGGGAAGTCTGCCAAAAATGAGGGTTTGCTAATGCTTTTAGACCGAGGTCCTCGTGTCGGACAGCGCAGGGTTGTGTCAACAGTAAACCTACGAAACTGA